The Dermacentor albipictus isolate Rhodes 1998 colony chromosome 2, USDA_Dalb.pri_finalv2, whole genome shotgun sequence genome has a segment encoding these proteins:
- the Pdhb gene encoding pyruvate dehydrogenase E1 component subunit beta, mitochondrial — protein MASMRNVIKGVSFKLKCQTLAFGRRSLSTTRALGVQLTVRDALNSAMDEEMERDERVFLIGEEVAQYDGAYKVSRGLWKKYGDKRVIDTPITEMGFAGIAVGAAFAGLRPICEFMTFNFAMQAIDQVINSAGKTFYMSAGHIAVPIVFRGPNGNAAGVAAQHSQCFAAWYGHCPGLKVVSPYSAEDCKGLLKSAIRDPDPVVFLENELMYGHAFEVSDEVKSKDFLVPIGKAKIERPGQHVSLVSHSKAVGVCLDAAKQLATQGVECEVINLRSIRPLDEEAIQASVMKTNRLITVENGWPHFGVGAEICASIVESPAFDYLDAPVIRVTGADVPMPYAATLEHESVPTEDHVVLAVKKLLNMQ, from the coding sequence ATGGCTTCGATGCGCAACGTTATTAAAGGTGTCAGTTTCAAGCTGAAGTGCCAAACGTTGGCCTTCGGACGTCGTTCGCTATCCACTACGCGTGCGCTAGGCGTACAGCTCACCGTCCGGGATGCCCTCAACTCGGCCATGGACGAAGAGATGGAGCGCGATGAGCGGGTTTTCCTGATCGGCGAAGAGGTGGCCCAGTACGACGGTGCCTACAAGGTGAGCCGAGGTCTCTGGAAGAAGTACGGCGACAAACGCGTTATAGACACGCCCATCACGGAGATGGGCTTCGCCGGCATCGCAGTCGGCGCCGCTTTCGCCGGCCTCAGGCCGATCTGCGAGTTCATGACGTTCAACTTCGCCATGCAAGCCATCGATCAGGTGATAAACTCGGCCGGCAAGACTTTCTACATGTCGGCCGGACACATCGCGGTGCCCATCGTGTTTCGAGGACCCAACGGCAACGCAGCCGGCGTAGCCGCTCAACATTCACAGTGCTTCGCTGCTTGGTACGGTCACTGCCCCGGCCTCAAAGTCGTGTCGCCCTACAGCGCGGAGGATTGCAAGGGCCTGCTCAAGTCGGCCATCCGAGACCCCGATCCCGTCGTCTTCCTCGAAAACGAGCTCATGTACGGCCACGCGTTCGAAGTGTCCGACGAGGTGAAGAGCAAGGACTTTCTTGTGCCCATCGGCAAAGCCAAGATCGAGAGGCCCGGTCAGCATGTCAGTCTAGTGTCGCACTCCAAGGCGGTAGGCGTGTGCCTGGACGCCGCCAAGCAGCTGGCGACCCAAGGCGTTGAGTGCGAGGTGATCAACCTTCGTAGCATCCGGCCTCTCGACGAGGAGGCTATCCAGGCGTCAGTCATGAAGACCAACCGGCTCATCACGGTCGAGAACGGCTGGCCCCACTTCGGCGTCGGAGCAGAGATCTGCGCCAGCATCGTCGAGAGTCCCGCGTTCGACTACCTGGACGCTCCCGTCATTCGTGTGACGGGCGCGGACGTGCCGATGCCCTACGCAGCCACACTTGAGCACGAGTCTGTGCCCACAGAAGATCATGTAGTGCTGGCCGTCAAGAAGTTGCTGAACATGCAGTGA